A stretch of DNA from Triticum dicoccoides isolate Atlit2015 ecotype Zavitan chromosome 2A, WEW_v2.0, whole genome shotgun sequence:
TGTCTCAGTTGTTATGTAGTGAtgtttgctttatataatataaagaagggaaaccctttttcgtcttATAAGTTTATTTCTATATGGTTCTCACGGAAAGTTTTTAATGAGGCAACTGTAAAACGAGCATTGTGATATATCATTTTTTCCGTAATTCCCATTAGatctttgaaagaagtttttcatagCATATTATGTATATCTTCTCATATTTTTTTCACAGGGTTTTTGAAGGAGCATGTTTCAAGACGATCGGCGCTAACCGCCGCGTCTCTCCTCACTCCCTCTCGAATGGATATGTCCATTTGTTTGCGTCCCTTGAGAGATATACAATGTACAAACATCATCAATAATGAAATAAACAGAGATTCATTTGTCTTCCTTGTTTCATACCAGAAATTACGCGCTTGGAAAACCCAGTCCACTTACGGCATGCACTACGCAGCGATGAAACCAACTACGTACCTACGACACGGCCAGGCTTTCTGCCCGCCCTGTCTCCAGCAGAGCTGATCGAGTACTCGACTGTTTTCCGTGAGGGAAATAGAAATACTGGATATATATTAACATGGTGGAAATACAAGTGTATGTTGCAACCTTTCTAAAGCACTCGAGtacggacgagacttgcctgctcccccgtcgtgtgcccatccgtgctcccgtctacgtggcttgatttgattggagcaAAATAAGACCCgaccccacccccttaaaatcaggggggaagatgattagattaaaaagaaaaaaggaaaaaaagacagccgtaggattaagtgggagcacggatgggagcacgggaaaggagcaggcaagccggatccctcGAGTACCCTGTGTAGCGCAGATTTTAAGGCTAGCTTAGGCCATGTTTGgtttcaaataagtcaccaacttataagtcgaaaagtggaaaaaaatgacttattttgccaaacaaaTTCAACTTATAAGTTATAAGTTGCTCCATCCTAACTTAAAACTTATAAATCCCCTTTTTTACATGAGTCACACCACCTTTATATAAAAAATAAGGTAAAAAGATGTGGTCAGATGACTTATAAATCAGATGACAACCAAAATGATGTGACTTATAAATCAAGTGACTTATTGAAACCAAACAGACCCTTAATTTTATGGGCATCGGAATATTCAAGAGTAGCATCGTTGTCAGATCACTGTCACGAAGACAACGGACACTCGCTGCCTGCACTGCACGCCGATAAGCGTAATCGATGGAGAGACCACCACCGATCGATTCATTAGTGGCCCTCTCTGTGCGACCTTATCCTTGGGTGCCCCTACCACAAAACCAAACTTGCCGTCGTCGCGTCGCCTTGCGCTCCACCAAGACAAACCGAACACCCGGCGCCGCCCCACTGCGTGTACGTCTGCGTCCGCATATTATTTGTGGCGGCGGCGAACACGCGCTATCTACCGAGCTAAGAGAGTACGGCGGGCGacatgagtccggccgtggcggcgctCCTGGCTTTGGCGGTACTGGCCGCGAGCGCCAATGTGTGCGCGGCGCAGCTCCGGCGGGACCATTACGCCGGCGTGTGCCCCGACGTCGAAGCCATCGTCCGGGGCGCCGTCGCCAAGAAGTTCCAGCAAACCTTCATCACCGTCGGCGCCACCGTGCACCTCttcttccacgactgcttcgtcGAGGTAACAGGCAAACATGCACCCTACGTACGCGCATGAAGAGCCATGCCGTCATACGCTACGCTTCAACGTTTGGGTGCATGTAGGGGTGCGACGCGTCGGTGCTGATCGCGTCCACGGCCAACAACACGGCGGAGAAGGACAGCACTGCCAACCTATCGCTGGCCGGCGACGGCTTCGACACGGTGATCAAGGCCAAGGCGGCCGTCGACGCCGTGCCACGGTGCCGGAACCGGGTCTCCTGCGCCGACATACTAGTCATGGCCACCAGGGACGCCATTGCACTGGTAACAAGTTCATGCATAGATCTCTTCCGGCTGATTCTCATACGTACGCACGCAAGTATTTATAATTAGTTAACGCAAGGCACGTACGCGGTTTGGCGCAGGCCGGCGGGCCGTCGTACGCGGTGGAGCTGGGGCGGCTGGACGGGCTGAGCTCGACGGCGAGCAGCGTCCCCGGCAAGCTGGCCCCGCCAACGTCCAGCCTCGACCAGCTCACGGCGCTCTTCGCCACCAACGGGCTCTCGCAGACCGACATGATCGCCCTCTCCGGTACGTATGTAATTAGGGCTGCAAACGAGTCAAGCTCGAGCGAGTTGCAGTTGGCTCAGCTCAACTCATATGAAAATTCAAGCGAGCTCAAACTAAATGAAGCTCATGATCGAGCTGTAGAATATGACTCATGCTTAGTTTGTAACgatctcgagtcgatctcgagctagtttcgagctaaatgagatggtaaaaattataaatctgtggataaaaacaaaaaaattaaggtGAATATGCTAAGAACCTTTGCCAAAAATATAAGATATTTAACACATAGTCGACCACGTGACATAATTATGCATAAATCTTCTCTGCACTTAATTAAGTTTCCATGTTCGTTGGTAAATAAAATGGAAAAAAATTATTGACAACATATATGATAATAAATTATCTTATTTTCGTTTAATATATGGCATGATCATTTAACATAATGATATTCTGTGgagctatcgagctaaaatcgagcgagccaACATTAGCTCAAGATCGGCTCGTTTCTCGGTCAAGCTACAAAAAGTGTTCAAACTCAGTTTGTTTcttttcgagtcgatctcgagtcgagtcaaaaaacgagtcgatctcgagcggctACGAGCCTCGTGCTTTTCTTGCAGCCTTATACGTAATTAAGTCTAGTATAATGATACTTTCGAAAAAAACAATATTATAAGGCGGCAAATTACGCGTTGCTGATCGTGTACGTACGGGCTCTGTGTACGTTTGCTTTGCTTGCACATTGAAATCAAGCTGGGATAGGGACACTGATGACGGTGAAAGCTAGGTAAACCAGGCTTGCACACAATTCCAAATCGGACATACCATGTTTACCTGCCCTGTTGGGAGTGTGCAAAGCCGCCAAACTCCAGTCCAGCCTCATCAATGGACAAGACGTCGAATGCGACGAGACAAAACTACGTGCCTGGCTGCCGGCCCATGACCCTTTCCTACAATGACATCTTTGATGGATCAATCCCTCCAAAAAAAACTTCGACGGAGCATCAACTTAATTGATTGCTCCGTCCATCTACAGGATTGCTAGAATATGTTTTCGCGATTTGCTGTCAGGGACAAGTTGGATGATTCCGCAACAACATCCCTAAATAACAGTTTTGTATAAAAGACATCCATCCACCCTCTCAGAAAATCTAGGACATCCATTGAAGATCCTACGGTCCACATCACGTTTGTCTATTTTTTCCATGGGGCATGCTATCTGTCGCCCGGCGGATCTTTCCGCCTCGCGGGCCATCTGATCTGGCAAATCTAGCAACATAGCTTTTCCTCTAGTTTTGCAACAAAAGACAGGTTAGAACCCATTTGCAACAGATATCTTGTTGCAGAAATATTTGTGACAAAAGTTGTGTTGCGGAAGACATTTGCAACATATGTCAATTTGCAGAAATGTTTTTGAGCTTCATTTTTCGCAACATAAGTGATGTTGCGGAAAAACTTTTGCAACATAGATAATGTTGCAGAAATTTTTTTTTGGTCTTCATTTTTTTTGCAACATCAGTGATATTGCGGAAAAACTTCTGCAACATAGGTAATGTTGCAGAAAATTTTGCCCGCATCCAGACCTCATCGGCAGTCTCATGCGCTCGGGACCTCATTCATTCGCTTGCGAAGATATTGAAGAGGAACAGGAACCTCCCGTTGTAGTGGTTGGTGGTCCCACGCAAGACACATGTcgcgtggaggaggcggcggataATGGTGTGGAAATCGGCCGGTTGAAGCGGAGCGTTTCCCTTTTTCTAATGCTAAGGCTTGATTATATTGTAGCCTCCCTCGAGTTAACATGCTACATGGAGTGGTGGAGCCATGTCGGTGTGTGGCAACACCATGCAAGTACACAAACGCCTTCTAGCATATATGGGAGCGAGACATGTCTTCTTCCCTCTAACGAGATATTGCGTACTGAGTTCAGATCATGGCCTTCCCAATTGTTTACCCTCTTCTCATGGAGAAACCCCATCGAAGAGAACTCCAACGTTTGCACTCGTACTTGGATAATCTGTCCATAGTGCACGTTTCCCCTGCCATAAAGATTAGAAATCACAAACGAGCAGCTGCTAGCAACACCCACCCTTACCAAATTCAGATTGCTTGCCTATGATACAACTTCTTGACATGCAATCGCTTATAGAATCTCTAGGTCATCACCCTTTGGAAACACCATAGACAATGCTACCGGGTAGCCCTGCCTGCTCATCTCCAGGGATAGTAGCAGCTACACCCCATCCTTTTATTCTTTCATACAACTGCATCAATATTAACATGCATGTCTCGTTGGGGAGATGATGGATGGATTAGGCATGTGCATCAACAGTCCCACACAACGGCCCGACCCAAAGCACGATGTTCGGGCTAAGGCTCTACTTTACAGCCCGAAGGCGCCACCCCAAAAGAAAAAACATAACACCTAGAAATAAGAGCTGAACAAAAATATAGGATAATAATGCATTTCTCTATTCTTAAGATACTTTTAGAAATAAGAAAACACCACCTTTTGTCTTTTAGGGCCGGGTCATGCCCGagctttttttagagaaaaggccagagcccgactttataaataaagccacatggCAGCGTCACGAGACCAAACAGGAAAGAGACCAGTTAACGAGGAGAACGCACACAGCGCACGGAACGAAAAGTATATAAGAGTAGCCAAGGAAGGATGAATACAGGCAACTGCCATACACGGCGCGCAGGCCGGAAAGGAATGAGACCTAAACTCCGCAAACAGCACCACCAGGATTAGACGACAGGATCCTGTCCGGAGATGTGAGATGCCGAAGCCCGGATTTTGTCGATGAGCAGGTCCAGGGCATCCTGATCAacctccttagtcaatgatctccactgctgcaataaTATACATGATTTAAAAAGAACGTCAGCAGGCTTAGATGGGAAGATAtgctcaatagtaaatttgttcctaATGGTCCACAGAGCCCAACATAAGGCACCCAGGCCAACCCAAAACACCCTCTTGGTGACCCCAACCAAAGCTTTGGCTAGGGTTCGAATATCGGAGAAAGAGGAGGGGTTCCAAGAGACCTGAAGCCAAGATCTGACACAGCACCAAACCAGCTTGGCCAGCACGCAATTGAAAAAGATGTGATCAGAGTTCTCCAAGGCCCCACATAGATGACAGAAATCCGAGCCAGGCCCATTGCGCTTTTTAATCTGGTCAGCAGCCGGCAGGCGACCACGAAAGGCTTGCCAAAGGAAAACTTTAATCTTAGGAGGAACTTTGGACTTTCAAACACAAGAGAATCTGGTCGAAGGAGTACCACCAATAAGTCTAGAATAAAGCGACTTGACCGTAAATCTACCTGAGGCCGAATGAGGCCAGACTACAGAATCGGCCGACTCCGAGAGCACGGGGAAGAGGGCAGAGAGActttgccaatcttccaactcttcaggagataGGGCCCGACGAAAGGCCAGATCCCAGTTATTAGCCACCACCTCCGCGATGGAGATACCCGGATTAGGACAGTAAGAGAACAAAACCGGAAAACTCAGCGAGGAGGGCATCCCCCGACCACCAGTCCAACCAAAAGCGGACTGCCATCCCATTACCAACATTAAATTTAACATGTTCCAGGAAAATATGTCTCACTTTGACAAGGGATTTCCAAAATTGAGAGCCGCGCCTCGCGGTGGCAAACATCGGGTTGGAATGTGGGAAGTATTTAGCCTTAAGAATCGAGAACCAAAGCGAGTCAGCCCCACTAGTTAaaattttccaccaccacttgatAAGCAAACAAATGTTCATCACCCGAGTATTAATAATACCTAACCCCCCACGGTTTTTAGGCTTACACATATGCTGCCACTTGACCAGCCTATATTTTCGTTTGTTATCCATGTAATTCCAGTAGAAGGCTCCCCTATGTTTGTCGAAGCCAGCATGCACGCCATCCGTAAGAAGATAGAAGCCCAATAGAAACATGGGGAGAGAGGATAAGCAGGAGTTAATTAGAGAAACTTTGCCAGCATTGGTATTATATCTGCCTCTCCAAGGGAGCACCCTGTTCCCCACTTTAGCGACCGCCGGAGCGAAATCTTTAGCATGGAGCACGCCAGGAGAGATAGGAAGGCCTAGATATTTAAAGGGAAAGGAACCCAAAGAACAGTTCAGAAGCCTGGCAACCCGCAAGGCTTCCGCCTCATCCACACCCGTCACCAGGACCTCACTTTTAGCGAAATTAATCTTAAGACCCGAAACAGCTTCGAAAGACAACAGGATGAATTTAAGATTGGCAATGCAGGTGTCATCCATCTCCACCAA
This window harbors:
- the LOC119354735 gene encoding peroxidase 51-like, which produces MSPAVAALLALAVLAASANVCAAQLRRDHYAGVCPDVEAIVRGAVAKKFQQTFITVGATVHLFFHDCFVEGCDASVLIASTANNTAEKDSTANLSLAGDGFDTVIKAKAAVDAVPRCRNRVSCADILVMATRDAIALAGGPSYAVELGRLDGLSSTASSVPGKLAPPTSSLDQLTALFATNGLSQTDMIALSGGHTVGLAHCRTFAGRLRPTTDPTLSPRFAAQLQAWCPPNVDPRTAVPMDTVTPRAFDNQYFKNLQGGMGLLSSDQLLFTDSRSRPTVDAWARSGAAFDRAFVAAITKLGRVGVKTDASQGNIRHDCAAFN